The Macadamia integrifolia cultivar HAES 741 chromosome 4, SCU_Mint_v3, whole genome shotgun sequence genome contains the following window.
TTTGAGGAATTTACATATTTTCCCGCAATATGCCATTCACTACTAGAAACGGAAATACCCATCTGGGTTTTcagcagaaaaagaagaaaaagtgtaaatgaagaagaaaagccTGCTATTTTCTCCGGGCAGATTGTTTTCAGCCATTGCTCGTACAATTAGATTTCAATGGTATGAGGGGGTGTTTGAACTTTCAACAAAGTTAAAGTTTTCGTTTATGAATGCAGGGCGGCATCAATTCCAAGAGCCAAGGGTGGTGCGTGTCTTCAAATGAAATTAGTTTACAGCAACTTGACTcctttgtttctgtttctgcttCAGTGGATGGATTCCTCTTGTACCTGCCTACTACAGAGATATATTGACCTCTTTCACATAGTGGTGTATAAGGTTAGCTTACTTATCTGtgcaaatttgaagaaatcagGAAGCATGTTAGCAGAGTTCAATCAGACCTGAATGTCtttggggagaagaagaagtttatttaccttctcttttctttgggaGGGGTGTTTTCTGCAAATTTTACCGTCTATTTTATGTAATGCTGAAACTGAAGTGGACATAATTGGAATattcatgcttttttttttggtaaagatttcTTTTATGGTCTATACAGGTTTATGCAGATGGGAGGCCTAACATTTCTTCACATGGGAGGAAAGCGACAATTAGGCAATTTTATGGTCTGTAAACTTTGTACTTCTCTTTTTTGCTAATATTCTAATGGTAGTGGTCTTGGTTTATTTCTCTTTTACCTTGCCTAACAAAACCAAATTATTGTTGCAGCTGTCATATTGCCCTCTCTACAACAGCTCAATGGTGATTCTTATGAGAGGAGTTGCAGCATGGAGGTGTTTGGTAGAAAGAGagtggaagagaagaggaagttCTCTGATATGGATTTGGAGAGAGAAGATGAATGTGGCATTTGCATGGAACCATGCACCAAGATGCTCATGCCTACTTGTTGCCATGCCATGTGCATTAATTGCTACCATGACTGGTAACTCTAAATCCATGTTTCTTTGATTTATATATCAAATGGTTTCTTTTAGAAAGCTCACTATTCAAGAAATGAAAGGGTCGTGCTATTGACATTGTTTTTGCTATGTTTCCAAATTACAGGAATACAAGGTCAGAGTCCTGCCCATTTTGTCGAGGTAGCATAAAGAGAGTTAAGTCAGGAGATCTATGGGTTCTCACCAGTAAGAGTGATGTGGTAGACAGAGAGACAGTGGCCAAGGAGGAGCTGTTGCGGTTCTACCTCTATATCAATAAGCTGCCAAAAGATATTCCAGACGTCCTTTTCTTAGTGTATTATGAATACCTGATCTGATCAGAGGAAGATCTGAATAATAATGTACAGTAAGTATCAATCTGAtgtttaagaaagagaaaaagccGACCGTAGCTTGTAGACAGAGTCTGGTGAGAAAAAATCTCTTAGTTTAGGCATCAAATAATCTCATCCTCTCTTTTACTTCCATAGAACTGTGTAAAACCTCAGTGACAGAGGTCCCGAAAATGAATGAAAGTCGAATctctaaatttaaaaaaatggagATCCAACATTTCCACTCTTTTCCTCTTTAATGTCtttctccaccccccccccccctttattttttcattttccgaAGTTACATGGTGGAGCAAGTAGATTTTATATGAGGCGATATCATATTCTGTGAATCTCATTTACAGTAGCATAATGATCTATCAAAAAGAATTTATCATCTGACATTAGGGAATTGGGATGACACTTGTGCAATCTATTAATGACTTGTCTTAGGCCTAGATGATGTACTCTATATCTGAATTGCCACATAAGGTTCCTCTGTTACTCTGTAGTAGATGGTTTTCCAGCACTAATTGTGCTGCCTTCATCATTCTATCAGGGTATGCTATTACTAGTTTTATAAAAACAGAGTTTGGATCTAAACCCTTTACAAATAATTATACACCATCCTCTCCTCATATTCCCCCCTTTTTGGCAACTACCAACATGATTTTCTCCTGAAAAGATAATGCCTCATTCTTCTTTACATCCTCAAAACCTTTTAGACTTCATGCCAAAATAGGATGCAGACGTGTTGTACTAAAACACTGATGAGGTGACACTGTTGCCTCCTAAGTTCTGTAATTGAGGACTGCGGAAGTATTCTGGAGATTGATATAAATTGCGCATCATACAAATGATAGTTCTTATGAGACATTGGAAACTGATGGAGAAGGAAACATGTGTTCTTACAAAATCCCCAAAATAGAAAGGAGGAATTGGAACTATTTTCTCTGTTAATCTGCGGTTATATCTTACCATGGGTCACAAGCAGCAGGAAAGTTGTAATTTTGCGGGGaattttctgaattttgaaTGGCTCAGAGATCTTGGCTAGTATCATCATTGGCAACATGGAAGTTTCAGGATCAGCCAGGGTTTTGATTGGTAGGGCTTATTGCTAGATTATGAGATTGAGAGGATTGAATTTTCCAATTAAAATTCTTTTCTCAATTAAGGAGGATTATGGAATCCCAATATGTAAAGGATAAGCTATTGAAATGAGTATCCTGGGGAACAATTTGTTGGCCTTTATTGGAAAGTTTGACTTGTCCAATAATTTCTATTTGCCTAGATGGAGCCTAATCAATATGAATAGCATCATATGCAAGTATTGACCACAACTAACTAACTGACAGACTAACTGATATCTGCTGTTATTATTCAAACAGGTTAAAGAACAATGGACGGTCACAATCTGATGTGTCCTAAACAGGTATTTGCCAATTTCATTGATCTCGAAAATagccagattggttcaaaattttGCCTGGAAATCCTTCTGCATTTATCTTTGTACACTTTCAGAGTTGATTGTGCTATTTTCTTTCActctaggattttttttctttttctctttctgttttgtttgtgtgtgagtgtgtgtgtgtgtgtgtgtgtgtgtgttgggggggggggcacaTGCACTCGAAGTTCCTTTAAgcctttatttatatttttgtcGGAATGGTGTGCTGGCTTGGTGCAACTTTAGTTCACCTATATATGAGCCCGAAGAAAGCTCAAGTCTGACATATCATGAACAGATGGTTATATGATCCTTGGTTAGGTCAGTCATATTACAAATAGGATCAGACCCTTGCATTGGTATGCACAAcatttaaatgacaaaaaaaagtaaaaatatagcataaaaaactagaaaatattCACAGAAAAAAACCCAGAAAATAAGGTACTATATATAAGACATTAAATTGAAAATCGTATTGTAATAGTTACAACCactcaactcagccttgtcAAAACTAAGTgggtcaactacatggatcctattACAATAGTTACAGCAGTGGAAAATATTGTTGTATCAGAAGCACCAGCAGTTGTAGGAAAAGTAGCAGCAGACTTAATAGTTGCAGTAGTGGCAGCAGCAATAATGGTGATAATAATTACTAATTAGTACAACAATTAATATCCTATCATTTGGAATAATTATTGACAAGTACTATCAATAGtcatattttataattttcgtTACCTCTTGCATAACAAAAATCCTGTAAGCAATCAACAAGATTCATTTCCTATTGCATTTCAGCCTCCATCAACACCCTCCTAAAATCAAAGTCCCACTGTGAACACCTCTAGTACTACTTTTATGTCTATTTGTAATTTGTATTTTCctgcttattattattattagggagaAAGATCCCTGCCAGGCTGCATTGGTAAGGGGGGGGGGTAATGACGTCTCTGCCCCCCCTCCCCCGCGAAATGTGAAAATCCCAACCCTGTTGATGCCCTCAAgctggtgcaggggccacacAGCCTGGCAGCAATCGGGGTGTGGGGAGGGGGTGAATTCCTCTATACCCTTTGCTGGAAGAGAAGTTCCAGTTTTGCAAAGTCTACCGAATTCACATATGTTCAAGCTTAAAGCTGATAGAAGCATAAAATTATTCTGGGTGATTCTTGCTGCAAATGCTGAGAATTGTAAATTTAGTCTATGAAGAGATAGCTGCACTTTTTCTTGACATGACTGGTTTGTCTCAGAATCAGCCCATCCTTGAATCTGGGGTAACAAATGTGTTGTTTTCTATGGAGGTATTATGTAAGAAATGTAGTTGAActttttttctcattgttttGAATTTGGAATATAACACATGGTCTGTTGTATGAAAAAGGCAAATTGGGGAAGAACCAGACCCCTAAATGTTAGTTTACTAAGCTGAGTCATGCGATTACATTGGCTTCCATTCTCCTTGAATTGGTTTTCTATACCTGTTTCTGCTCACTATGTATTGGTTGGTTTGCTGTCCATGACCCAAGAGAGTGACTATTTTGAGCACTTGCACAACTAGTGACATTACATGATAATTTAGAG
Protein-coding sequences here:
- the LOC122075937 gene encoding E3 ubiquitin-protein ligase AIRP2-like produces the protein MFFPEEENPVREKMEDLYNQLARSSYKESVKALEADIQHANTLAASIPRAKGGACLQMKLVYSNLTPLFLFLLQWMDSSCTCLLQRYIDLFHIVVYKVYADGRPNISSHGRKATIRQFYAVILPSLQQLNGDSYERSCSMEVFGRKRVEEKRKFSDMDLEREDECGICMEPCTKMLMPTCCHAMCINCYHDWNTRSESCPFCRGSIKRVKSGDLWVLTSKSDVVDRETVAKEELLRFYLYINKLPKDIPDVLFLVYYEYLI